The Methylomicrobium lacus LW14 genome window below encodes:
- the lpdA gene encoding dihydrolipoyl dehydrogenase, translated as MNDATLHSEVLVLGGGPGGYTAAFRAADLGKQVTLIERYPVLGGVCLNVGCIPSKALLHMAQLIHEAEEVQSHGLKFGKPEIDIDKIRAWKASVSKSLNDGLAGLVKQRKINLVQGTGRFTSKNSVEVETPEGVKTITFDQAIIAAGSHPTQIPSFPNDDERLWDSTDALELKQVPKKLLIVGGGIIGLEMATVYHAFGSEISVVELMDQIIPGCDKDLVTPLQRKIKKQYKNLWLETRVTAIEPQADGLKVAFEGKGAPESDIFDAVLVAVGRRPNGKLVGAEAAGITVNEQGFIPVDKQQRTNVANIFAIGDIVGNPMLAHKAAHEGKVAAEVAAGHKAGFDALTIPSVAYTDPEIAWMGLSENQAKQQGIEYDKAVFPWAASGRSLSLGRKEGVTKILCDKETGRILGAGMVGPNAGELIAEAVLALEMGADADDIALTIHPHPTLSETFGFAAEMINGTITDLYIKKG; from the coding sequence ATGAACGACGCAACATTGCATTCGGAAGTTTTGGTTTTGGGCGGCGGTCCCGGCGGCTATACCGCGGCGTTTCGCGCGGCCGATCTCGGCAAACAGGTCACATTGATCGAACGTTACCCGGTATTGGGCGGGGTGTGCCTGAATGTCGGCTGTATTCCGTCGAAGGCGCTGCTGCACATGGCGCAGCTGATCCATGAAGCGGAAGAGGTTCAGAGTCACGGTTTGAAATTCGGCAAGCCCGAGATCGACATCGATAAGATTCGCGCCTGGAAGGCGAGCGTCAGCAAATCGTTGAATGACGGGCTGGCGGGGCTGGTCAAACAGCGCAAAATCAATCTCGTCCAGGGCACCGGCCGCTTTACATCAAAGAATTCTGTCGAGGTCGAGACGCCCGAGGGCGTCAAGACGATCACTTTCGATCAGGCGATCATCGCGGCCGGTTCGCATCCGACGCAAATTCCGTCGTTTCCGAATGACGACGAGCGCTTGTGGGATTCGACCGATGCCTTGGAGCTGAAGCAGGTTCCGAAGAAGCTGTTGATCGTCGGCGGCGGCATCATCGGTCTCGAAATGGCGACCGTCTATCATGCGTTCGGCTCCGAGATCAGCGTGGTCGAATTGATGGATCAGATCATTCCGGGCTGCGACAAGGACCTGGTCACACCGCTGCAGCGCAAGATCAAGAAGCAATACAAAAACCTCTGGCTCGAAACGCGGGTCACGGCGATCGAACCGCAGGCCGACGGCCTGAAAGTCGCGTTCGAAGGCAAGGGCGCGCCCGAATCGGACATTTTCGATGCGGTGCTGGTCGCGGTCGGGCGGCGGCCGAACGGCAAGCTGGTCGGCGCGGAAGCGGCCGGCATCACGGTCAATGAACAGGGCTTCATTCCGGTCGATAAGCAGCAGCGCACGAATGTGGCGAATATTTTCGCGATCGGCGACATCGTCGGCAATCCGATGCTGGCGCATAAGGCCGCGCATGAAGGCAAGGTCGCAGCCGAAGTCGCGGCCGGCCATAAAGCCGGCTTCGATGCCTTGACGATTCCTTCGGTCGCTTATACCGATCCCGAAATCGCCTGGATGGGGCTGAGCGAAAATCAGGCCAAGCAGCAGGGCATCGAATACGACAAGGCTGTATTTCCGTGGGCCGCGAGCGGCCGTTCGCTGAGTCTCGGTCGCAAGGAAGGCGTGACCAAGATCCTCTGCGACAAGGAAACCGGCCGGATACTTGGCGCGGGCATGGTCGGTCCGAACGCGGGCGAGTTGATCGCGGAAGCGGTATTGGCGCTCGAAATGGGCGCCGACGCGGACGACATCGCGCTGACGATCCATCCGCATCCGACCCTGTCCGAGACATTCGGTTTTGCGGCCGAAATGATCAACGGCACGATTACCGACCTTTATATCAAAAAAGGTTAA